A single window of Nicotiana tomentosiformis chromosome 1, ASM39032v3, whole genome shotgun sequence DNA harbors:
- the LOC104109978 gene encoding arginine decarboxylase — protein MPALGCCVDATVSPPLGYAFSRDSSLPAPEFFTSGVPPTNSAAGSHWSPDLSSALYGVDGWGAPYFSVNSNGDISVRPHGTDTLPHQEIDLLKVVKKASDPKNSGGLGLQLPLVVRFPDVLKNRLESLQSAFDLAVHSQGYGAHYQGVYPVKCNQDRFVVEDIVKFGSSFRFGLEAGSKPELLLAMSCLCRGSAEGLLVCNGFKDAEYISLALVARKLMLNTVIVLEQEEELDLVIDISRKMAVRPVIGLRAKLRTKHSGHFGSTSGEKGKFGLTTTQIVRVVKKLEESGMLDCLQLLHFHIGSQIPSTALLADGVGEAAQIYCELIRLGAGMKFIDTGGGLGIDYDGTKSCDSDVSVGYGIQEYASTVVQAVQYVCDRKGVKHPVICSESGRAIVSHHSILIFEAVSASSTHVSSSHLSSGGLQSMAETLNEDALADYRNLSAAAVRGEYETCVLYSDQLKQRCVDQFKEGSLGIEHLAAVDSICDFVSKAMGAADPIRTYHVNLSIFTSIPDFWAFGQLFPIVPIHRLDEKPAVRGILSDLTCDSDGKVDKFIGGESSLPLHELGSNGDGGGYYLGMFLGGAYEEALGGLHNLFGGPSVVRVVQSDSAHSFAMTRSVPGPSCADVLRAMQHEPELMFETLKHRAEEFLEQEEDKGLAIASLASSLAQSFHNMPYLVAPASCCFTAVTANNGGYNYYYSDENAADSATGEDEIWSYCTA, from the coding sequence ATGCCGGCCCTAGGTTGTTGCGTAGACGCTACTGTTTCCCCTCCTCTCGGCTATGCCTTCTCTCGGGATAGCTCTCTTCCCGCGCCGGAGTTCTTTACCTCCGGCGTACCTCCTACAAACTCCGCCGCCGGTTCCCATTGGTCTCCGGATCTGTCCTCTGCTTTGTACGGGGTCGATGGGTGGGGAGCTCCTTATTTCTCCGTTAACTCTAACGGAGATATCTCCGTCCGACCACATGGTACGGACACACTCCCCCACCAGGAAATTGACCTTCTCAAGGTCGTGAAAAAGGCCTCCGACCCGAAAAATTCAGGGGGGCTCGGGCTTCAGCTGCCTCTTGTTGTTCGCTTCCCTGATGTGCTAAAAAACCGGTTGGAATCTCTGCAATCGGCTTTTGATCTCGCTGTTCATTCCCAGGGCTATGGGGCCCACTACCAAGGTGTTTATCCCGTGAAATGCAATCAAGACAGGTTCGTGGTGGAAGATATTGTCAAATTCGGGTCGTCATTCCGGTTCGGGTTGGAAGCTGGGTCTAAACCCGAGCTCCTGTTAGCCATGAGCTGTCTCTGCAGGGGCAGTGCTGAGGGCCTTCTCGTTTGCAATGGTTTCAAGGACGCTGAGTACATTTCGCTTGCTTTGGTTGCAAGAAAGCTCATGTTAAACACTGTAATTGTTCTTGAACAAGAGGAGGAGCTTGACCTTGTGATTGATATAAGCCGTAAGATGGCTGTTCGGCCCGTAATTGGACTTCGGGCTAAGCTCAGGACCAAGCATTCAGGCCATTTTGGATCCACTTCTGGAGAAAAAGGTAAGTTTGGGCTTACAACGACCCAAATTGTTCGTGTAGTGAAGAAGCTGGAAGAATCCGGAATGCTGGATTGCCTTCAGTTGCTGCATTTTCACATTGGATCTCAGATCCCTTCAACGGCGTTGCTTGCTGATGGTGTTGGTGAGGCTGCTCAGATTTATTGTGAATTAATCCGTCTTGGTGCGGGTATGAAGTTCATTGATACTGGAGGTGGGCTCGGAATTGATTATGATGGTACTAAATCATGTGATTCAGATGTCTCTGTTGGCTATGGCATTCAAGAATACGCCTCCACAGTTGTCCAGGCGGTTCAATATGTTTGCGACCGTAAGGGCGTGAAGCACCCAGTGATTTGCAGCGAAAGTGGCAGGGCAATTGTTTCTCATCACTCAATTCTGATTTTCGAAGCCGTGTCTGCTTCTAGCACTCATGTTTCTTCTTCACATCTGTCTTCTGGTGGCCTCCAATCCATGGCGGAGACGCTCAATGAAGATGCCCTTGCTGATTACCGCAATTTATCTGCTGCTGCAGTTCGTGGAGAGTACGAGACGTGTGTACTTTACTCTGATCAGTTGAAACAGAGATGTGTGGATCAGTTTAAAGAAGGGTCCTTGGGTATTGAACATCTTGCTGCTGTTGATAGCATCTGTGACTTTGTATCAAAGGCTATGGGGGCTGCTGATCCTATCCGCACTTACCATGTGAATCTGTCAATTTTCACTTCAATTCCTGATTTTTGGGCCTTTGGTCAATTGTTTCCGATTGTTCCAATACACCGTTTAGATGAAAAGCCTGCAGTAAGGGGAATATTATCGGACTTGACTTGTGACAGTGATGGGAAGGTTGATAAGTTCATTGGTGGCGAATCAAGCTTGCCGCTGCATGAATTGGGAAGTAATGGCGATGGTGGTGGGTATTATCTGGGGATGTTTTTGGGTGGGGCTTATGAGGAGGCGCTCGGAGGACTCCACAACCTGTTTGGTGGACCAAGCGTGGTGCGCGTGGTGCAGAGCGATAGCGCTCACAGCTTCGCCATGACTCGCTCCGTCCCTGGCCCGTCCTGCGCGGACGTGCTCCGAGCGATGCAGCACGAGCCCGAGCTCATGTTCGAGACTCTCAAGCACCGTGCGGAGGAATTCTTGGAACAAGAAGAAGACAAAGGACTGGCCATTGCATCTTTGGCCAGCAGCTTAGCTCAGTCCTTCCATAACATGCCTTACCTTGTGGCGCCTGCATCTTGCTGCTTCACTGCAGTTACTGCTAACAACGGTGGCTATAACTACTATTACAGTGATGAGAATGCAGCAGATTCTGCTACAGGGGAGGATGAGATTTGGTCCTATTGCACTGCTTGA